Genomic DNA from Providencia sp. PROV188:
GCGTTTGTGAGCTAAGAAGAAGCAATATTAAACCGTAAATAATTCCTTGAATATACTGCATTTCTCATCCTTCTAATTGTATGACATGACCACAGTTGCGGTGCTGGATACAGGGCCTTGCGTCACGATGGCAGGGGTATAAGGGTAATAGTAAGCTCCCATGTTGAGGGTAAATGATGGGGAAATGGGACTTCCTTTTGCCACAGTGAAAATAGACGTTGCGGTACTTTGTGCTGACACGCTATTGGATAGAGTGATAGGCGTATTAGGATTACTCGCCATAACGAGTCTAAAACCTACACCGGCAGCGCCTTGGCTGGCGGTGTTATTCATGGTGGTTTTATCCGCCGCGAGTAAGCTGCTGCTGGATAAGAAAATATTGATATCCCTTGATGCGTTGCCTCCCGCAAGAAAATCACTGCAAGTGAAGTTGAGATTAAAGGGGGTGTAACCTGCGCGCGTTGCTGATTTGACGGTACTGATGCTGACGGGAGGCAGAGTCACCACTAAACCTTGGTTTGAAAAATTACAGGTGGTGGTAATAGGGCTATAAGTCACTTGAACGGGTTGTAAATAGATATCATCAGGCTGAGTTGTCCATACAAATCCCAGTAAAAATGCTAAGAGCCTAGCCACCACATCAAGAAGCCATTGTACAAGACCTAAAGTAGATGCATCCGAAGCAAAAACAACAGGGTTAATGGTTGCGGTGCTTCCTGCAATTTCAATATAGTTCGAGCTTGGTTTGACGGTCACTAGGGTAAATTGCATGGTGAAATTTACATTGAGTTCATTGGCATTGTGGGTACCGGGGGACAAGTTTGACACATTATTTTTTTCTAATTGGGTGACGGTGACTTCGACTAATTGCTTACCCCCATTAAATCCCACGGTCGCTTTTCGACCTTGAAATGGTGAGGCAATACCTACGACATTGGGGAGTAATCCATTATTGGTACAAGTAAATGTACCGGAAAATATGGTTCGAGAGTCTTTGGTCACGACAGTCGATGAGCTGGTTAAATCGTTTGATAAATTAAAAGCAATCGGGGATGCCGTGACGGTTGACGCTTGTCGGCAGTTAGCGGAAGCATACTGGCTGACGGCAAGTAAACTTGAAAATAATAGTGCCAATGTGGTTTTTTTCATTGGATTTTCCTTTATTGACAGCGGTTTTTACCTTTATCCATCGTGTTAACCGGTTGATGGATCACGCACTCTTTCTCCCCTTTCAGCTTGATGTGCAAGGCTGAAGGTAGCTGTTCACTCTTAAGGTACAGCACGCCAGATTGCCCTACATATCCTATATTTTGCTGTTGTGGATCGACGACTTCAGTACCGAATGGCAGGCTGTGACCATTGGCTAACTCGCCTCGTAAAATAAAGGTTTGTCGAGTGTCTGTTTCTAATTTGATGTAGTTAACTGCACCTTGATACGGGCTGATGTTCGCCATATTTCCGAGGACTTCAGCGCCTGCCGTGTTTTCGGTATCAGACAGGGTATATGAGTTAGCGCGATAAGGGGTGCTGTTGGTCACTAGTACCACACCTCGCTGATTGGTTAGCGTGGTTTTATCGTCATTTACCATCATATTATTGGCCATTGGGGCATCAATGATGGTGTAGGTATCTCCAGTATCACCCGATAAGGCGATATGGTTAGGGATAGCGACCAAGGTACCTCGGGCGCCTAATCCTGCCTGGCGATAATCATTCGCTTCGGTATAAGAACCGGATAATGTGGTGTAAGGGTGTTTATAGGTAATATTTCCACCGAGGACATTGTTGCCCCCAGACTGATTTGTGCCTGTTACGGTGTAATTAACTTGGTTATCTTTCCCCGCGATGCCACTGACACTCAAAGCCGTTTGTTCATAGTGAGAATCAGTAAAATAGCTACCTAAGCTAACGTTAGCGCGTTTTTCGAATAGGCTAATGGGAACGCTGATATTCATATAAACGCGAGTTTCTTCTTTATTATCATAATTACGCACCCGTGATACGGATACGTTGTAGGAAATGTCGTTGTAGTTGTTGGCATAACCGACTTGATATTCTCGGCTACTGCCGTGAGTGTTCCAGTAATCACGATGGGTACCAGAAACAAAAACAGAGCCATAATCGTTGCCAAGCTGCTGATTCAAGTTAATGGTGAAGGTATTTTTCGCTCGTGAGCCACGTAGGGCATCGAAGTTGCTTAACGAAAGATCTGAATTGTTATTATTATTGCCAATTGGGTTAGCATTTTGGTCTTGATATCGCTGCCATGCTTTGTAGTTATCATGAGAGTAAATTGAATCAACAAAGCTATAGTAGCCGCTAGTGGAATAGCGGTATGTGGCGAGAGTTAAACTGGTTGAAGTGGCATCAATAAATTTACTGTAGGTTAAACGATAGCTTTGACCACTCTTATCTCCACTATCCAATTGAGTTTTGGCGTGAGTGACGTCCGCGGAGATAGCACCAAAGCGAAAGTTCCAACCACTTCCAATGACGGCGGAATAATATTTCTCACTGAGTAGAGCGCCTGAATAGAGCGTCACCAAGTTATTCAAGCCGTAATGATATTCGCCTTGAATAAATTTAGGTTGGTATGAGGTATTGTCGATTTTTGCTTGCCCAGCAAGAACGTTATAGTTGGAAACACCTTCTTTGAGCATGTCTGGTACAGCGGAGTAGGGTACAGAAAATGACTCTTTTCGACCATCGGCTTCTTGTATTACCACCAATAAATCACCGCTTCCCGCACTAGGTTGAATATCGTTAAATGCGAACTCTCCTGGCGGCACGTTTTCTTGATAGACCAAATACCCATTTTGATAAACGGTGACTAAGGCGTTGGTTTGTGCGACGCCCCGAATAATAGGAACAAAGTTTTGGCTTGAGTTTGGCAACATGCCCACTTCCGTTGCGAGCATAATGCCTCGCATACGAATGCTATTAAATAGCGCTGTTGGTGTATAAAAATCGCCAGCCTTTAGCCC
This window encodes:
- a CDS encoding fimbria/pilus outer membrane usher protein, with product MKKENYLYILILIGLQTYLKNAFADEFDTSLLVGESAKGDISRFYSDGQIPAGKQLADIYVNQVWKGQFDINVEDNGKQISLAQSDVPKLGLKTTPNQVDQPENNAYVQLSSLAPNLHYQFKISELRLNITVPQVSIKQSESGYVDPSLWQHGVPAIIFAYNTNYYTYKEKKHEKRNNENFYATLNSGVNLGAWQFRDESSYRYSSHGSQKWRNNTRYVYRPISQINSGLKAGDFYTPTALFNSIRMRGIMLATEVGMLPNSSQNFVPIIRGVAQTNALVTVYQNGYLVYQENVPPGEFAFNDIQPSAGSGDLLVVIQEADGRKESFSVPYSAVPDMLKEGVSNYNVLAGQAKIDNTSYQPKFIQGEYHYGLNNLVTLYSGALLSEKYYSAVIGSGWNFRFGAISADVTHAKTQLDSGDKSGQSYRLTYSKFIDATSTSLTLATYRYSTSGYYSFVDSIYSHDNYKAWQRYQDQNANPIGNNNNNSDLSLSNFDALRGSRAKNTFTINLNQQLGNDYGSVFVSGTHRDYWNTHGSSREYQVGYANNYNDISYNVSVSRVRNYDNKEETRVYMNISVPISLFEKRANVSLGSYFTDSHYEQTALSVSGIAGKDNQVNYTVTGTNQSGGNNVLGGNITYKHPYTTLSGSYTEANDYRQAGLGARGTLVAIPNHIALSGDTGDTYTIIDAPMANNMMVNDDKTTLTNQRGVVLVTNSTPYRANSYTLSDTENTAGAEVLGNMANISPYQGAVNYIKLETDTRQTFILRGELANGHSLPFGTEVVDPQQQNIGYVGQSGVLYLKSEQLPSALHIKLKGEKECVIHQPVNTMDKGKNRCQ
- a CDS encoding fimbrial protein; translation: MKKTTLALLFSSLLAVSQYASANCRQASTVTASPIAFNLSNDLTSSSTVVTKDSRTIFSGTFTCTNNGLLPNVVGIASPFQGRKATVGFNGGKQLVEVTVTQLEKNNVSNLSPGTHNANELNVNFTMQFTLVTVKPSSNYIEIAGSTATINPVVFASDASTLGLVQWLLDVVARLLAFLLGFVWTTQPDDIYLQPVQVTYSPITTTCNFSNQGLVVTLPPVSISTVKSATRAGYTPFNLNFTCSDFLAGGNASRDINIFLSSSSLLAADKTTMNNTASQGAAGVGFRLVMASNPNTPITLSNSVSAQSTATSIFTVAKGSPISPSFTLNMGAYYYPYTPAIVTQGPVSSTATVVMSYN